In the genome of Lactuca sativa cultivar Salinas chromosome 3, Lsat_Salinas_v11, whole genome shotgun sequence, the window AGAAGCCCCTTAAGAAATTGTTAGGCATGCAAATGATTGCCTCTAGTCTCTACTACATGTAGAGATTTTTATCTGGTAACCTCTGAGAAGGGATAGCCATGAGTGAGTTTCTCTTCTTCACAACAAGCCCAAATTTATCAGACAACTCATGTTCTTTATTATTTGGTAAAATCCAATTGAATGAGTGCAACAATGAAGCCAAAAGGTAAAGCAACATCTTCTCACCCAAGGGAACTCCAGGACAACCTCTTCTACCAGATCCAAATGGGAGAAAGTTGGTATTGTATCCGCTGTAATCATATTTGTTTCTTCCATCAGCCATTAAAAATCTATTAGGATCGAATTCTAGAGGATTTTCCCAATACTGAGGATCCCTATGTATTGCCCAGACATTTAAATAGACATTGGAACCCTTAGGAATTGTGTATCCACCTACCTTAATGGCTGAATATATGTAATGTAGTTTTGGACTTCGCATAATCAAGAGAGGAAGTGGAGGGTGTAACCGGAATGTTTCTTTAATTACTGCATCTAAATAACGTAATTTTGGAAGATGAGATTCTTCCACAATGTTGTTTTTCCCTATAACTTGTTCTAATTCGTCTTGTACCTTTTTCATTTCATTGGGATTTTGCAGAAGCTCGGCCATTGTCCATTCTGCCATTGTTGATGTTGTGTCTGTTCCTCCAACTACAATGTCCTGTTTGAGAAAAGATGGtgcataaaaaaaacaaattaaaacgaTTCTTGGATATCAAAACAAAAAAGCAGTATATGATATAAGATACCATGAGAAGAGCTTTGATTTCTGTCATACTGAAACCCGATGTAGTATTTTGTTGTTTAAGCTCTAGTAAAATCTGCAAGAAATCCTTTCTTCCAGCTTCATCCTTTTTAATGGCAAGTCGCTCCTCGATTATCCTCTCCAAAATCCTATCCATCGTCTTCCATTGACGTTTCATTTCTCGCTGCACCCCCTGTAAATCGAATTTCGTCAACACCGGAAAAAAGTCCGACACATTCGGTGCACCCAGAAGTTCCAATATCTTTGAAATCACTTCCCGCAATCCAACCCCAACATCATTGTTCTTTTCATCTTCAACCAAACTTTTCCCCCATATCATATTGGTTATGACACTGAGGGATGTAAAGAACACGATCTTACCAATCTCCACTTCGGTTCCCATTGTTTCATACACCTGCTTGATGGTTTTTCTCACTCCACCTCGCCGGAAAGATTGAGTTGCTTCCAGGTTCTTGTTGCTCAGGACTTCGTAGACAAACACTTTACGTAGGTTACGCCAGTATGAGTTGTTGTTAGACCAGACTATATCTTTGCCACCATAGGAGACGAGCAGCCCAGCCACCGGAGGATCGCGGTTAGCAAAGATATCGTCTTGGTCATGGAGCACAGTTTTAGCTAAGTCTGAGGAGCTGAGAATGATGTAGGTCTTACTTCCCAGTTGGATTTTGAAAATGGGGCCATAACGTTGGGCCAATTTGGTGAACTCATGGTGGAAGTTGGCGCCAAGAAATGGAAGATACCCCACCACCGGAACACCACGAGGTCCAGGAGGCAACGTGGATAATGTCTTCCGTGATCTGTACCATAAGATAGCCATTAACGAAATGACTGAAATGGTGAGGACTTGGAATGTGAACTCGTCTTTCTTGTTGGTAATTAGTTCCGACCACCATGACCACTGGGTATCTGATAGCATTTTGTGAAGCTACCAAAGTGAATCACAATTAATCTTGACGAAATATAAAACTAGAGAGATGGATATAAATAGGAATGGTTTATATATAAGTGGTGGATAAACAAAGAATAACCAGGGTCCATCTTatctaaaaaattaaacaaaacgaGACATGAATATTTACACAAAAAAGGAAAAACTTTGCTAAAGCCAAGAAAATGTTACGTAGACTATAAATAGATGATATGACGTGCAACCAAGGTGACCCTAAATAATTTTGAAAGAGAAATATTGAAAGATATGGAAAGATGAACTCATGAATATGTACAAATAAATAAGCAACAAAACTGCGTCAAAATAAGTCAAATGAATTATTGCACTAgtcaattatttatttttattttttggtaaAGGGGTCGATaaattttattaatgaaaaaAATAGATACAAGGACACTCACATTCCCCACCTATAGAAATCAAACTAGATTATGGCCCGCGTAAAACACGGGGaacatataaaaaatacatataaaagtataaaaagttGGCACAATAGTTAAAAAGAAAGTAACAAAAATAGAATTAGTTTTATTGGTAACATTGAAAAAACATTGAAATGCCTGAATATCTATAACAGATAAAGGACCTTTTTGTAAACAacgttttttgttttattaattgGACGACCTTGTCACATATGAGTACCTTCAATACGATATCTTTTTAATTTATACTTTTCTTAGGTTCGGGAACCAATGTCAATTGTCTTTTTTTCTTGTTGATGTATCAATTAATGAAATACAAATTGGTGCTACATTAGGAGCTTTTAGTGTTATTAGTCGATTTGTTAATGATCTTCCAATAAGTTCAtgtgtttttcaaaaaaattacaactttttatattttcttcgagTTAATATTTTATTgatttgtaataataata includes:
- the LOC111877654 gene encoding geraniol 8-hydroxylase, with amino-acid sequence MLSDTQWSWWSELITNKKDEFTFQVLTISVISLMAILWYRSRKTLSTLPPGPRGVPVVGYLPFLGANFHHEFTKLAQRYGPIFKIQLGSKTYIILSSSDLAKTVLHDQDDIFANRDPPVAGLLVSYGGKDIVWSNNNSYWRNLRKVFVYEVLSNKNLEATQSFRRGGVRKTIKQVYETMGTEVEIGKIVFFTSLSVITNMIWGKSLVEDEKNNDVGVGLREVISKILELLGAPNVSDFFPVLTKFDLQGVQREMKRQWKTMDRILERIIEERLAIKKDEAGRKDFLQILLELKQQNTTSGFSMTEIKALLMDIVVGGTDTTSTMAEWTMAELLQNPNEMKKVQDELEQVIGKNNIVEESHLPKLRYLDAVIKETFRLHPPLPLLIMRSPKLHYIYSAIKVGGYTIPKGSNVYLNVWAIHRDPQYWENPLEFDPNRFLMADGRNKYDYSGYNTNFLPFGSGRRGCPGVPLGEKMLLYLLASLLHSFNWILPNNKEHELSDKFGLVVKKRNSLMAIPSQRLPDKNLYM